One window of the uncultured Paludibaculum sp. genome contains the following:
- the smpB gene encoding SsrA-binding protein SmpB, with protein sequence MAADKTGIKLVSENRRAYHDFFILEKLEAGLVLTGTEIKSAREGKVQLRDSYADIVNGEAWILNAHFSPYSHGNIWNHDPTKKRKLLLHKQEIVKLFAKIREKGLAVIPLKLYLKNGLLKCEIGVCKGKKLHDKREAQQTRDQEMEAKQAMNVKNSRSY encoded by the coding sequence ATGGCCGCGGATAAAACTGGCATCAAACTCGTCTCCGAGAACCGCAGGGCTTACCACGACTTCTTCATTCTGGAGAAGCTGGAGGCCGGTCTGGTTCTGACGGGGACCGAGATCAAGTCGGCGCGCGAGGGCAAAGTCCAGCTTCGCGACAGCTATGCCGACATCGTAAATGGCGAGGCGTGGATCCTGAACGCTCATTTCAGTCCGTACTCCCACGGCAACATCTGGAATCACGACCCCACCAAGAAGCGTAAGTTATTGCTGCACAAGCAGGAAATCGTTAAACTGTTCGCCAAGATACGGGAAAAGGGGCTCGCTGTCATCCCGTTGAAGCTGTATCTGAAGAACGGTCTGTTGAAGTGCGAGATCGGCGTCTGCAAGGGCAAGAAACTGCATGACAAACGCGAAGCACAGCAGACCCGCGATCAGGAGATGGAAGCCAAACAGGCGATGAACGTGAAGAATTCGAGGAGCTACTAG
- a CDS encoding leucyl aminopeptidase — MELILSRTPAATIEADALLVISFTDERAGNDLAEGLVSELYERGEFTGKALEITIIHRPGPARAARLVLLGGGEKAKFGPNDMRKLGGLAVRTLKPKGIKSIAIALNGDTLSPAMLEALVEGAILGDFEPDQHKTEKKNGDKKIEQFRISVPDETNELVAALRTGRTIGEAQNFARTLVNQPGNLLTPTKLAAEAKAMAEEFGLGCEILDEARMRQLGMGALLGVSMGSAEPPAFVILRYVPNEAPKSDDHLAIIGKGVTFDTGGISIKPSEGMEKMKYDMGGAAAVIGAMRALAQLKPAIPITAIAPCVENMPGHKAQRPGDIVTTYQGKTVEVLNTDAEGRLILADALTYAARHGCTHLVNAATLTGAIAVALGHLYSGVFSNNEELQSKVLAASKLEGERMWPFPMDEDYKEYLKSAFADVGNIGGRWGGSITAAKFLEEFVESKPWVHLDIAGVAWLDDGKPFLAKGPTGTPVRTFVRLALNW, encoded by the coding sequence ATGGAACTCATACTCAGCCGCACCCCTGCCGCCACCATCGAGGCCGACGCGCTTCTGGTGATCAGCTTTACAGACGAACGGGCAGGCAACGACCTGGCGGAGGGACTTGTCTCGGAACTCTATGAGCGCGGCGAGTTTACCGGCAAGGCGTTGGAGATCACCATCATTCACCGCCCAGGTCCGGCGCGAGCCGCGCGGCTGGTGCTGCTGGGCGGAGGAGAGAAGGCGAAGTTCGGCCCCAACGACATGCGCAAGCTGGGCGGGCTCGCGGTACGGACTCTGAAGCCCAAGGGAATCAAGAGTATAGCCATCGCCCTCAACGGCGACACACTCAGTCCGGCGATGCTGGAGGCTCTGGTGGAAGGGGCCATCCTCGGCGATTTTGAGCCCGATCAGCACAAAACCGAAAAGAAGAACGGCGACAAGAAGATCGAGCAGTTCCGCATCTCCGTGCCGGATGAGACCAACGAACTGGTGGCCGCGCTGCGCACCGGCCGCACCATCGGCGAAGCTCAGAACTTCGCCAGGACGCTCGTCAATCAGCCGGGCAACCTGCTGACGCCTACCAAGTTAGCGGCCGAAGCCAAAGCAATGGCTGAGGAATTCGGGTTGGGGTGCGAAATTCTTGACGAAGCGCGCATGCGTCAACTGGGCATGGGCGCCTTGCTGGGCGTGTCCATGGGATCGGCCGAGCCGCCGGCGTTCGTCATTCTTCGCTATGTCCCCAATGAGGCCCCGAAAAGCGACGATCATCTGGCCATCATCGGCAAGGGCGTAACCTTCGATACAGGCGGCATCTCCATCAAGCCCTCTGAAGGCATGGAGAAGATGAAGTACGACATGGGCGGCGCGGCGGCGGTGATCGGCGCCATGCGGGCCCTGGCCCAACTGAAACCGGCGATCCCAATCACGGCCATCGCCCCGTGCGTCGAGAACATGCCGGGCCACAAGGCCCAGCGTCCAGGCGATATCGTCACCACCTACCAGGGGAAGACGGTGGAGGTGCTCAACACCGATGCGGAAGGCCGCCTGATTCTGGCCGACGCTCTCACCTACGCCGCACGGCACGGCTGCACGCACCTGGTAAACGCGGCCACCTTGACTGGAGCCATTGCGGTGGCGCTGGGTCATCTCTACTCCGGCGTCTTCTCTAACAATGAGGAGTTGCAGTCGAAGGTGTTGGCCGCCAGCAAGCTGGAAGGCGAACGCATGTGGCCATTCCCCATGGACGAAGACTACAAGGAGTACCTGAAGTCCGCCTTTGCCGACGTGGGCAACATCGGCGGACGGTGGGGCGGATCCATTACGGCCGCCAAGTTCCTTGAGGAGTTCGTCGAGAGCAAGCCGTGGGTTCACCTCGACATCGCCGGCGTCGCCTGGCTGGATGACGGCAAGCCGTTCCTGGCCAAGGGTCCCACTGGTACGCCCGTGCGCACCTTCGTCCGTCTCGCACTAAACTGGTAG
- a CDS encoding metallophosphoesterase, producing MRRREFLKLAAVVQIPRAGRVVAVGDVHGDLDRFIDVLSMAGLVDDQQNWSGGVGVLVQLGDVVDVGSKSREVIDFLTKLQKQAARAGGAVHCLVGNHEAMRMYGDFHDVAAAEFQSFVNSKSERERDKLFEKDVARISGNGDLRQRPDLSLGFRPKWEKEHPLGQSELAKAFSPKNQYGKWILAQRAALQLDGTLFIHAGLSPKYTEWSESRLNTRVSEELRLGQRLSDDSVCKDPVGPLCWTGFATEPEQALAQHVDEVLAKHQVQRIVVGHTPTSNGVVSRLGGKVILADVGLSAAFTSRRACLVMENGIPHALDRGRKLQLA from the coding sequence ATGAGACGCCGTGAGTTCCTGAAGTTGGCCGCCGTGGTCCAGATTCCGCGCGCTGGACGAGTGGTAGCCGTGGGTGACGTGCACGGTGATCTGGACCGTTTTATCGACGTTCTGTCCATGGCGGGGCTGGTGGACGACCAGCAGAACTGGTCGGGCGGCGTCGGAGTGCTGGTGCAGTTGGGCGACGTGGTGGACGTGGGCAGCAAGTCTCGCGAAGTCATCGACTTTCTGACCAAGTTGCAGAAGCAGGCGGCGCGCGCGGGCGGCGCAGTCCACTGTCTGGTGGGCAATCATGAGGCGATGCGGATGTATGGCGATTTCCACGATGTCGCAGCCGCGGAGTTTCAGAGCTTCGTCAACTCGAAGAGCGAACGGGAACGGGACAAGCTGTTCGAGAAGGATGTGGCGCGGATCTCCGGGAACGGCGATCTGCGGCAGAGACCTGATCTGTCGCTCGGCTTCCGGCCGAAGTGGGAAAAGGAGCACCCCCTCGGCCAGTCCGAACTCGCGAAGGCGTTCTCGCCGAAGAATCAGTATGGCAAATGGATTCTGGCGCAGCGCGCGGCATTGCAACTGGACGGGACGCTGTTCATCCACGCCGGGCTCTCGCCCAAGTACACGGAGTGGTCGGAGTCGCGGCTGAATACGCGCGTGAGCGAGGAACTGCGGTTGGGACAGCGGCTTTCCGACGATTCCGTCTGCAAAGATCCGGTTGGGCCGTTGTGCTGGACCGGGTTCGCCACCGAACCCGAGCAGGCGCTCGCCCAGCATGTTGACGAGGTTCTGGCCAAGCATCAGGTTCAGAGGATCGTGGTGGGCCATACGCCAACTTCCAACGGCGTGGTCAGCCGCTTGGGCGGCAAGGTGATTCTGGCCGATGTCGGGTTGTCGGCCGCATTCACGTCGCGACGTGCCTGCCTGGTCATGGAAAACGGGATACCGCATGCGCTCGACCGCGGGCGCAAGCTTCAGTTGGCGTAA